Part of the Colius striatus isolate bColStr4 chromosome 4, bColStr4.1.hap1, whole genome shotgun sequence genome, aggggaagcgtctggcagatctttgtttaaataagTCACCCATTGACTTGATAGTCATTCAAAAGTTTAGTTTGGTAAATTCCATCGAGAACTTGCAGTTCACAGGAAGATTGAACACTTTTGTCTCAAGCACAGCCATATTTTTGGCACCATGGGAAACACCTTCAGTGACCATGGTAATTTTGGCTGACTCACCGTAATCTATGGGTACCAGTCCATTAGGGTATGTTTGGCTAGGTGAGCTCTGAGGCACTATGCCCAGTAATTTTCTCTACACATCTACTAATTAAAAGTTGCTTCAAAGGACACATGAAAAAgttgtggaaaaagaaagaattattcCAAAGCCTCACTGATTTCATGAGTTTAAAACCCTGGAGGAACTTAAGAAAAATTAGCTGAAGACtgaaattctgatttttatcATGTTTGGTATAGAGACCTACACAAAATGTTTTACAAACTCCACCCAAAAGGTAACAATTCCTAGGTAGCACCTTTTTATTTGGGTAACCATAGAACAGTGGGTATGCCAGAAACATCACAGAAGACTTTTCTGAAGGAAGATGATGCTACTAACACTTCTGAATACACTGTGAATCAATATATCATTAAATGATGAGTTTAGACACTAGCCCTCAAAACCCAGGGATAAGCGGCACAGGTTAGTCCATCAGCATCACTGAAGCTATGTGAGATTATGTCTGCTGCAACTCAagagttaaaataattttttacctCACCTATGAACCAAGCCAAAAAGCTAGGATGTTATCTTTCAATGTAACATATTTAGTATTGTTTGCCACTCAAAAGCCTACCTGAGTTTGAAACTGTTGTTTCTACTATGACAgcaattttaaagaaagactCACTGTGTATTGCAATAATGCACAATCaacagcatttattttcatttgactTTAATTAAACACAAATGCATCTCAGAGCCCAGTGATTTGGTTTTGCCCATAATAATTTAAGAGGAAAACGATTCTCAGTAAGGCTTTGTGGCTAAAGTGACAAAAGGTTCTGAAGGTCACGACGTCCCATTTCAGTTCTAAGCATCCATGGTCTGAAGTTACAGCGAGGGCCGCCAAGAACTTAACTCGCTCTACATGGGTGTAGATGAAGATGAAGCAGTTATCACCCGCACCACTTTAAGATTCGTGTGCCCCCAGCTGTCGGCTCCCCGAAGTCAAGGGGCAGCCCGGGAGCGGTCTCCGCGGCTGGGATGTCGAAAGCAGGGCCGCGGGCCCGGCAGGCGAGTTCGTTCCCTTCGGCAACGGAGGCTCCCGGCCGCAGGGTTACATCTTCCGCTGCTTGTGCCGGGGGTTGGTCTTGCAGCATACGTACGAGCGGCCGCGCCGCCGGACGATGAAGCAGTCCTTGCACCGCCTCTTCAGCACGGTCTTCGTCTTCAGCCCTGCGAAAAGCGGCGGCGGCAGAAGCCCGGGCAGCGGCGGCACGGCCAGCAGGCCGCGGGGAACGGCTGCCCCGCTCCACAGCGGCGGGGCCCGCCTCGCCGCCTCTGCCGCCCGCCACCACGGGGCCAGGGAAGAGAAGGGCGAGCGGCCCAGCGAGCGGAGCGGCCCGGCAGCAGCCCGAGCCAGGAGAGAGAGCATGCTCCACGCCCTGCGGGGACA contains:
- the MRPL36 gene encoding large ribosomal subunit protein bL36m: MLSLLARAAAGPLRSLGRSPFSSLAPWWRAAEAARRAPPLWSGAAVPRGLLAVPPLPGLLPPPLFAGLKTKTVLKRRCKDCFIVRRRGRSYVCCKTNPRHKQRKM